One Lysinibacillus sp. OF-1 DNA segment encodes these proteins:
- the ezrA gene encoding septation ring formation regulator EzrA gives MEYIIIPIILLLILAIVGFMMRRKHVAIIAKLENEKLQIQHNPINEEISKVKSLNMNGETEEMFERWRNTWDEVIDVHMTKIDSLLFDAEDQINRLRFKKATFIEREIEDYIEKCEQDKDKILEELNELIGSEEKNRIEIEQLKEYYRSARKTLLAHQHSFGVALPALEKKLETFVQKFEEFDVLTNDGNYLQAREIVISLNQESQQTFEFINDVPTILTELQVKLPGAVQELRNGQREMEDQSYYLQHLELTEALNKYEKEFDELKKDLAALNLTVVKPRVTEINEEIDHFYDLLEKEVIAKNYVDQNCERLLSSITNVISSTKLVNDEATYVQQSYHLNEKDAEIPKAALKQLEALQRRYDLLAMRVREEKSAYSSLQEELIEISEELERIHEEQGHLSNTMKKLRIDENKARAQVENLKKILQDTDRLLNKANIPGIPEEMDARLDEAAEHIYIVMQSLQEVPLNMGTVHNNLNAATLCVEDVKVKAHELIENVMLIERIIQYGNRHRASNPTLNARLKEAEEAFHQFRYAKALEEAGTAVEEMEPGALKRIQEMVAEESMSN, from the coding sequence ATGGAGTATATCATCATTCCGATTATCCTACTATTAATTTTAGCCATAGTAGGATTTATGATGCGAAGAAAACATGTTGCAATCATTGCAAAACTTGAAAATGAAAAATTACAAATTCAACATAATCCTATAAATGAAGAAATTTCAAAAGTAAAATCTTTAAACATGAACGGTGAAACGGAAGAAATGTTTGAACGATGGCGCAATACTTGGGATGAGGTCATCGATGTACATATGACTAAAATTGATTCATTGCTATTTGATGCTGAGGATCAAATTAATCGACTTCGTTTTAAAAAAGCGACGTTTATAGAACGTGAAATTGAAGATTATATTGAGAAATGCGAACAAGATAAAGATAAAATTTTAGAAGAACTGAATGAATTAATTGGCAGCGAAGAAAAAAATCGAATTGAAATTGAACAATTAAAGGAATATTATCGCTCAGCAAGAAAGACTTTGCTTGCTCACCAACATTCATTTGGTGTAGCGTTACCTGCACTTGAGAAAAAGCTAGAAACATTTGTACAAAAGTTTGAAGAGTTTGATGTATTGACAAATGATGGGAATTATTTGCAAGCACGCGAAATTGTCATTAGTTTAAATCAAGAATCACAGCAGACCTTTGAATTTATTAATGATGTCCCAACTATTTTAACGGAATTACAAGTGAAGCTACCAGGAGCGGTTCAGGAATTGCGGAATGGTCAACGTGAAATGGAAGATCAATCTTACTATTTACAGCATTTAGAATTGACTGAGGCATTAAATAAGTATGAAAAAGAGTTTGATGAATTAAAAAAAGACTTAGCAGCGCTTAATTTAACAGTAGTTAAACCTCGTGTGACAGAAATAAATGAAGAAATCGATCATTTTTATGATTTACTTGAAAAAGAGGTTATTGCTAAAAATTACGTTGATCAAAATTGTGAGCGTCTATTAAGCTCCATCACTAATGTTATTTCTTCAACAAAATTAGTGAATGATGAAGCGACCTATGTGCAGCAAAGTTATCATTTGAACGAAAAGGATGCAGAAATTCCGAAAGCTGCATTAAAGCAATTGGAAGCATTACAACGTCGCTACGACTTATTAGCTATGCGTGTGAGAGAAGAAAAATCGGCTTATTCTAGTTTACAGGAAGAATTAATCGAAATTAGTGAAGAGCTTGAACGAATTCATGAGGAGCAAGGACATTTATCAAATACAATGAAGAAGCTTCGAATTGATGAAAATAAAGCCCGCGCTCAAGTTGAAAATTTAAAGAAAATATTACAAGATACAGATCGCTTATTGAACAAGGCCAATATCCCAGGAATCCCTGAGGAAATGGATGCACGTCTTGATGAGGCTGCAGAGCACATCTACATTGTTATGCAAAGCCTGCAAGAAGTACCATTAAATATGGGGACTGTTCATAATAATTTAAATGCTGCCACACTGTGCGTAGAGGATGTAAAAGTCAAAGCACATGAGTTAATAGAAAATGTTATGCTTATTGAACGTATTATTCAGTATGGAAATCGTCATCGTGCTTCGAATCCAACATTGAATGCGCGTTTAAAAGAAGCTGAAGAGGCATTCCATCAATTCCGTTATGCGAAAGCATTAGAAGAAGCAGGAACAGCTGTTGAAGAGATGGAGCCAGGTGCTTTAAAACGTATTCAAGAAATGGTTGCAGAAGAGTCTATGTCAAATTAA
- the hisJ gene encoding histidinol-phosphatase HisJ: MKRDGHIHSPFCPHGSSDSFVQYIEKAISHHFTDITFTEHAPLPKNFVDPTPQKDSGMNPHDLMPYFEELQHLQKQYAQDIRIRIGLEVDYIQGFEQETRQFLDTYGHFLDDAILSVHFLQWQDSFVCIDFSPECFIDFSKKVGSVKQVYDLYYDTVLQSIKADLGPYKPKRIGHPSLVHKFQLVHNEKINDASRIKEVLDSMKCGGYELDINSAGLSKQYCQEPYPPFTFIKYSQAIELPYVFGSDAHSTTDLHQHHNVILPI; encoded by the coding sequence ATGAAACGTGATGGGCATATACATAGTCCTTTTTGTCCACATGGCAGTTCAGACTCTTTCGTGCAATATATTGAAAAAGCAATTTCTCACCATTTCACTGATATCACCTTTACTGAACATGCCCCATTACCAAAAAATTTTGTCGATCCTACCCCGCAAAAAGATAGCGGAATGAATCCACATGATCTCATGCCCTACTTTGAGGAATTGCAACACCTACAAAAACAGTATGCACAAGATATTCGCATCCGAATTGGGTTAGAAGTTGACTATATCCAAGGTTTTGAACAAGAAACTCGGCAATTCCTTGATACATATGGACATTTTTTAGATGATGCGATCTTGTCTGTCCATTTTTTACAATGGCAAGATTCCTTTGTATGTATCGACTTTTCTCCTGAGTGCTTTATTGATTTTTCAAAAAAAGTTGGCTCTGTTAAACAGGTTTATGATTTATATTATGATACTGTCCTACAATCCATTAAGGCCGATCTTGGTCCATACAAGCCGAAGCGGATTGGGCATCCATCTCTTGTTCATAAATTTCAGCTAGTGCATAATGAAAAAATCAATGATGCCTCACGCATCAAAGAAGTATTAGACAGCATGAAATGTGGGGGCTATGAGCTAGATATAAATAGTGCTGGTTTAAGCAAACAATATTGTCAGGAGCCTTACCCTCCATTTACTTTTATCAAGTATAGTCAAGCTATTGAACTGCCATATGTATTTGGTTCGGATGCACATAGCACAACGGACTTACATCAACATCATAATGTTATATTACCAATATAA
- a CDS encoding GAF domain-containing protein, whose protein sequence is MFTKINYEGSIAGQYLTLSKQLDALLTGETDLIANLSNASALLNQFLTDINWVGFYILQENELVLGPFQGLPACVRIPIGRGVCGTSVATKETIVVKDVHEFPGHIACDAASQSEIVIPLIKQGKIIGVLDIDSPIVSRFSEEDRNGLEQFVQTLLLHL, encoded by the coding sequence ATGTTTACAAAAATTAATTACGAAGGATCAATTGCTGGCCAATATCTGACATTATCCAAACAATTAGATGCACTACTGACTGGCGAAACAGATTTGATCGCCAATTTAAGTAATGCCTCAGCACTTTTAAATCAGTTTTTAACTGACATTAACTGGGTTGGCTTTTATATCCTACAAGAAAATGAGCTTGTACTCGGACCATTTCAAGGTCTTCCAGCCTGCGTGAGAATCCCCATTGGTCGTGGCGTTTGTGGAACATCCGTGGCAACGAAAGAAACGATTGTTGTCAAAGATGTGCACGAATTTCCAGGACATATTGCCTGTGATGCTGCTTCACAGTCCGAAATTGTGATTCCATTGATAAAACAAGGCAAGATCATTGGTGTCCTTGACATTGATAGCCCCATTGTGAGCCGTTTTTCAGAGGAAGACCGCAATGGCTTAGAACAATTTGTCCAAACATTACTTCTTCATTTATAA
- a CDS encoding sensor domain-containing diguanylate cyclase — protein sequence MTDHLQTLKYIKSDVLSFWVSSNEEQASFNGYFYSLKQCLKKHLKIDNAAFLSFEGNSLIPIEEMASLTIETKLNAVSWLMIEASFYQQKVVKIPYIIKARQAYSMMTDMVLFQAEGKHPIGVLLVEASESWNDFMTSDYGEECIEILSKVLQMMRDNLDVKINEDQYRKLYNMTDLFHSTMDIDLILENVLKNIRDNFPEFNVELILSNDQDRHTTIDIKLFDYLSERPATIEAFVSGELTTELASDLNCRLLNAPIKGRQAIYGILQVSAPTTYLFSTTEKDFVRMLAQASGNALENAKLYHQSHRLVSDLQLINETSHRLNMRIDIHEMLLFLQKQLLKSFQPMEVCFAFKKNDTFEVTGASTSLFNAEEGQTYIKHVEQHFAQTNDPLFIADFSRLTTNQIEYRSIMAIPILMEEKINGFSIVLHKEPYFFSFDSFKLMQSLIHHSSLAIANSILRTQLQEMVDLDHLTKLYARSYLDQFVEKSLEYDQSGMFLLIDIDNFKRINDTYGHQVGDKILVQIALQLKETIGSRGICARWGGEEMSVYVPNIKEQEALELASAIVEVIPSTTDPQVTISAGLITWDERDRPAFQSVFLHADTALYEAKNSGKNRFCIHDGSYQTNV from the coding sequence ATGACAGACCATTTACAAACGCTAAAATATATAAAATCTGATGTTTTGAGCTTTTGGGTGAGTTCTAATGAAGAACAAGCTAGTTTTAATGGGTATTTTTATTCATTAAAACAGTGTCTAAAGAAGCACTTGAAAATTGATAATGCAGCTTTTCTCAGCTTTGAAGGTAATTCATTAATACCTATTGAGGAGATGGCTTCATTAACAATTGAAACAAAGCTAAATGCTGTGTCATGGCTGATGATCGAAGCTAGTTTTTATCAACAAAAAGTAGTGAAAATTCCTTATATAATAAAAGCAAGACAGGCCTATTCAATGATGACAGATATGGTGCTTTTCCAAGCAGAGGGCAAACATCCCATTGGTGTATTACTTGTGGAGGCATCAGAGTCTTGGAATGACTTTATGACCTCGGATTATGGTGAAGAGTGTATAGAAATACTTTCGAAAGTTCTTCAAATGATGAGGGACAATTTAGATGTCAAAATAAACGAAGATCAATATAGAAAACTCTATAATATGACTGATTTATTTCATTCAACAATGGATATTGATTTAATTTTAGAAAATGTATTGAAAAATATAAGGGATAATTTCCCTGAGTTTAATGTAGAGCTTATATTATCGAATGATCAAGATCGACATACGACCATCGATATTAAGCTTTTTGATTATTTATCAGAAAGACCTGCTACAATTGAGGCTTTTGTATCAGGAGAGTTAACAACAGAACTAGCAAGTGATTTAAATTGTCGATTGTTAAATGCGCCGATAAAGGGCAGGCAAGCTATCTATGGCATCTTGCAAGTAAGTGCACCAACGACTTATCTTTTTTCAACGACTGAAAAAGACTTCGTACGAATGCTTGCACAAGCGTCAGGAAATGCACTTGAAAATGCAAAATTATATCATCAATCGCATCGTCTTGTAAGCGATTTACAACTCATCAATGAAACATCACATCGTTTAAATATGCGGATTGACATTCATGAAATGTTACTTTTCCTACAAAAGCAGTTACTGAAATCTTTTCAACCAATGGAAGTTTGTTTCGCATTTAAAAAAAATGATACGTTTGAAGTGACGGGCGCAAGTACATCTTTGTTCAATGCAGAAGAGGGGCAGACCTATATAAAACATGTTGAGCAGCATTTTGCTCAAACGAATGATCCACTGTTTATTGCCGATTTCAGTCGTTTAACAACGAATCAAATTGAGTACCGTTCCATTATGGCGATCCCTATATTAATGGAAGAAAAGATCAATGGTTTTAGTATTGTCTTACATAAAGAGCCATATTTCTTTTCGTTCGATAGTTTTAAATTAATGCAATCGTTAATTCATCACTCCTCTTTAGCCATTGCAAATTCAATTTTACGAACACAACTTCAGGAAATGGTCGATTTGGATCATTTGACAAAACTATATGCACGCAGTTATCTCGATCAATTTGTAGAAAAGTCGCTTGAATACGACCAGTCTGGGATGTTCTTATTAATTGACATTGATAATTTTAAGCGCATCAATGACACGTACGGTCACCAAGTAGGGGATAAAATTCTTGTGCAAATTGCACTCCAATTGAAAGAGACGATTGGTAGTCGTGGGATTTGTGCAAGATGGGGCGGAGAAGAGATGTCTGTTTATGTACCAAATATTAAGGAGCAGGAAGCATTAGAATTAGCATCCGCCATTGTGGAGGTTATTCCGAGTACTACAGATCCACAAGTAACTATTTCTGCGGGCCTCATAACATGGGATGAACGAGACCGACCAGCATTCCAATCTGTTTTTTTACATGCTGATACAGCCTTATATGAAGCGAAAAATAGTGGGAAAAATCGTTTTTGCATTCATGACGGCTCTTATCAAACTAATGTATAG
- the rpsD gene encoding 30S ribosomal protein S4 gives MSRYTGPSWKLSRRLGISLSGTGKEIEKRPYAPGQHGPNQRKKLSEYGLQLQEKQKLRHMYGMNERQFRTLFDRAGKMKGVHGENFMILLETRLDNLVYRLGLARTRRGSRQLVNHGHILVDGKRVDIPSYSVKPGQTISLREKSQNLAVVAEAIEVNNFVPDYLTFDADKKEGTFTRLPERSELSAEINESFIVEYYSR, from the coding sequence ATGTCTCGTTATACAGGTCCATCTTGGAAATTATCACGTCGTCTTGGTATCTCACTAAGCGGTACAGGTAAAGAAATCGAAAAACGCCCTTACGCACCAGGTCAACACGGTCCAAACCAACGTAAAAAATTATCAGAATACGGTTTACAACTTCAAGAGAAGCAAAAACTTCGTCATATGTATGGTATGAACGAACGTCAATTCCGTACACTATTTGACCGTGCTGGTAAAATGAAAGGTGTTCACGGTGAAAACTTCATGATCCTTCTTGAAACTCGCCTTGACAACTTAGTTTACCGTTTAGGTTTAGCTCGTACTCGTCGTGGTTCTCGTCAATTAGTTAACCATGGTCACATTTTAGTAGATGGCAAACGCGTTGATATCCCATCATACAGCGTAAAACCAGGTCAAACGATTTCTCTTCGTGAAAAATCTCAAAACCTTGCTGTTGTAGCAGAAGCTATCGAAGTAAACAACTTCGTACCTGACTACTTAACATTCGACGCTGACAAAAAAGAAGGTACATTCACTCGCCTTCCTGAGCGTTCTGAATTATCAGCTG